One region of Thiomonas intermedia genomic DNA includes:
- a CDS encoding MFS transporter, translating to MQPSSSPKPTRPRSDAAPQAQTGASDSLEPGQLWALVGVLLATVLVVLDGTIVNVALPTISTELRVSASQAIWVVTAYQMALVMALFPCAAIGDKVGHRALYGGGVALFTLASALCVMAPSFDWLVTARFIQGLGGACIMALNAALLRAIVPQRMLGRAIGWSALTVALSSAAGPTLGAVILSLADWRWLFAVNLPVGLVTLLALRRLPQGTPTQRPLDLPSMGLNALGFATLVLGVDRLAAAPAQGVVLMAVAAAAFVALVVREWRVEAPLIPLDLLRVPAFRLSVLASICCFGAQIAGIVALVFDFQNRLGESALVTGLALTPWPLTVAVAAPLAGRLADRVSTAALCTFGAVCLAAGLLLAAWMTQEQRLLPLVASTVLCGLGFGFFQVPNNRNMLLAAPRARSAAAGGMQATARLSGQTAGAVASSLVFHLAAGAHAPQAGLIVATSMAALGALFSVMRVARNSIPVRGAY from the coding sequence ATGCAACCTTCTTCTTCCCCCAAACCGACGCGGCCTCGCAGCGACGCAGCGCCTCAAGCACAGACTGGCGCCAGCGACTCCCTCGAACCGGGGCAGCTCTGGGCCCTGGTCGGCGTGCTTCTCGCGACGGTGCTGGTCGTGCTCGACGGCACCATCGTCAATGTTGCCCTGCCCACCATCTCCACCGAGTTGCGGGTCAGCGCCTCGCAGGCGATCTGGGTGGTCACGGCGTACCAGATGGCCCTGGTGATGGCCCTGTTTCCCTGCGCGGCCATTGGCGACAAGGTCGGACACCGCGCGCTATATGGAGGCGGTGTGGCGCTGTTCACCCTGGCTTCAGCCTTGTGCGTCATGGCGCCGAGCTTCGACTGGCTGGTGACCGCGCGCTTCATCCAGGGCCTGGGTGGCGCCTGCATCATGGCGCTCAACGCGGCTCTCCTGCGGGCCATAGTGCCTCAGCGCATGCTGGGCCGAGCCATCGGCTGGAGCGCGTTGACCGTGGCCCTGTCCTCGGCGGCCGGGCCCACCCTCGGCGCCGTGATTCTTTCGCTGGCCGACTGGCGCTGGCTGTTTGCCGTCAACCTTCCCGTCGGCCTGGTCACGCTGCTGGCGCTGAGGCGACTGCCGCAGGGCACGCCCACGCAGCGCCCCCTCGATCTGCCCAGCATGGGTTTGAACGCCCTGGGCTTCGCCACGCTCGTGCTCGGGGTCGACCGGCTTGCGGCCGCGCCCGCTCAGGGCGTCGTGCTGATGGCGGTGGCAGCTGCGGCGTTCGTCGCGCTGGTCGTGCGCGAATGGCGGGTCGAGGCACCGCTCATCCCGCTCGATCTCTTGCGTGTGCCCGCGTTCCGGCTGTCGGTGCTTGCCTCGATCTGCTGCTTCGGGGCGCAGATCGCCGGCATCGTCGCCCTGGTTTTCGACTTCCAGAACCGCCTTGGCGAAAGCGCCCTGGTCACCGGACTGGCCTTGACTCCGTGGCCCTTGACGGTCGCGGTGGCCGCACCGCTCGCCGGTCGGCTTGCCGATCGCGTGTCCACTGCGGCCCTGTGCACCTTCGGCGCCGTCTGCCTGGCCGCGGGCCTCCTGCTGGCCGCCTGGATGACGCAGGAGCAGCGCCTGTTGCCCCTCGTGGCCAGTACCGTGCTGTGCGGCCTGGGCTTCGGTTTCTTCCAGGTGCCGAACAACCGCAACATGTTGCTGGCCGCCCCCCGTGCACGCAGCGCGGCGGCCGGCGGCATGCAGGCCACCGCGCGGCTCTCAGGCCAGACCGCCGGCGCGGTGGCCAGCTCGCTGGTGTTTCATCTGGCGGCCGGGGCCCATGCGCCTCAGGCGGGTCTGATCGTGGCCACCAGCATGGCGGCACTGGGCGCGCTGTTCAGCGTGATGCGGGTGGCGAGGAACTCCATTCCGGTGCGTGGCGCTTACTGA
- a CDS encoding LuxR C-terminal-related transcriptional regulator: MIMINERSALVVDDHPLVARGIADFLRTHCEFARTDAICRVADLWMHIAQFGAPTLALIDFWLPEGTALSMLGRFRDDYPATRLLVISGDGDPMIRDKVRRLAADGFVLKHADPAVFALAVAAVLRGDAWFDDTSVAAPAANEARGLPLSHAELGLTPRQGEVLALMLKGLPNKRVAQQLSLTEQTVKEHVSGILERLGARSRVELIARLLGRRSDV; encoded by the coding sequence ATGATCATGATCAACGAGCGCTCAGCCCTGGTTGTCGATGACCATCCACTGGTCGCGCGCGGCATTGCGGATTTTCTGCGCACGCACTGCGAGTTTGCGCGTACCGATGCGATTTGCCGGGTTGCCGACCTTTGGATGCACATCGCCCAATTCGGGGCGCCGACACTGGCTCTGATCGATTTTTGGCTGCCGGAGGGTACGGCGCTGTCGATGCTGGGACGGTTTCGGGACGATTATCCAGCCACTCGACTGCTGGTCATCAGCGGGGACGGCGATCCCATGATCCGTGACAAGGTACGCCGCTTGGCCGCCGATGGTTTTGTGCTGAAACATGCGGATCCGGCTGTTTTTGCCCTGGCCGTCGCTGCGGTACTGCGTGGCGATGCATGGTTCGACGATACGTCGGTTGCCGCCCCGGCAGCCAACGAAGCGCGCGGTCTGCCGTTGAGCCACGCCGAGCTCGGCTTGACGCCGCGCCAAGGAGAGGTTCTCGCCCTGATGCTCAAGGGCTTGCCCAACAAGCGGGTTGCGCAACAGCTTTCGCTGACCGAACAAACCGTCAAGGAACATGTGAGCGGTATCTTGGAACGGCTTGGGGCACGCAGTCGTGTCGAGTTGATTGCCCGGCTACTCGGAAGGCGGAGCGATGTCTGA
- a CDS encoding YciI family protein — MRYMLMILEPRGQRTTRSEDEGRALYAEMIAFGQDLAAQGQLVATESLRPDSHAVRVQRRGDKSTLTDGPFAETREMVGGFFLIECPSRDEAVRLAETCPAARFATVEVRECAPCYVP; from the coding sequence ATGCGTTACATGCTGATGATTCTCGAACCGCGCGGTCAGCGCACCACCCGGTCGGAGGACGAAGGCCGCGCGCTGTACGCCGAGATGATCGCCTTCGGCCAGGATCTTGCGGCGCAGGGTCAGCTGGTGGCGACTGAATCGCTGCGTCCGGACAGCCATGCCGTGCGCGTGCAGCGCCGCGGCGACAAGTCCACGCTGACCGACGGCCCGTTCGCCGAAACCCGCGAAATGGTCGGCGGCTTTTTCCTCATCGAATGTCCGAGCCGAGACGAGGCGGTGCGCCTCGCCGAAACCTGCCCGGCCGCCCGTTTCGCCACGGTTGAAGTCCGCGAGTGCGCGCCCTGCTACGTGCCGTGA
- a CDS encoding WD40/YVTN/BNR-like repeat-containing protein, with protein MNGVRVLVGTRKGAFILTSQAARRDWQVAGPFFGGWEVYHIAGSQAHPDRLYASQSSDWFGQVIQRSDDGGASWNAVGNDFTYSGDAGTHLYYDGTSKPWAFKRVWHLEPSPTDADTVYAGVEDAALFRSTDGGQTWSELPALREQQGAQWMPGAGGLCLHTILLDPTNPQRMYAAISAAGAFRSDDGGASWRPINRGLHSPYIPDPEAEIGHCVHRIAMHPARPDTLFMQKHWDVMRSDDAGGHWREVSGNLPSDFGFAMAVHAHDPDTVYVVPILSDSEHYPPEGKLRVYRSKDGGGAWEALTHGLPQEHCYVNILRGAMAVDRLPECGVYFGTTGGQVYVSADSGNHWQAIVRDLPPVLSISVQTLR; from the coding sequence ATGAATGGCGTCAGGGTTCTCGTCGGCACGCGCAAAGGCGCGTTCATCCTCACCTCTCAAGCCGCGCGGCGCGACTGGCAGGTCGCCGGGCCGTTCTTCGGCGGCTGGGAGGTCTATCACATCGCCGGTTCGCAGGCCCATCCGGACCGGCTCTACGCCTCGCAGTCGTCGGACTGGTTCGGCCAGGTGATCCAGCGCTCCGACGACGGTGGTGCAAGCTGGAACGCCGTCGGCAACGACTTCACCTACAGCGGCGATGCGGGCACGCATCTGTATTACGACGGCACGTCCAAGCCCTGGGCCTTCAAGCGGGTGTGGCATCTCGAGCCCTCTCCGACCGACGCGGATACGGTTTACGCCGGGGTGGAAGATGCCGCGCTGTTCCGCTCCACCGACGGCGGCCAGACGTGGAGCGAACTCCCGGCGCTGCGCGAACAGCAGGGCGCGCAATGGATGCCGGGCGCAGGCGGCCTGTGCCTGCACACCATCCTGCTCGATCCGACGAATCCGCAGCGCATGTACGCGGCGATCTCGGCGGCCGGCGCGTTCCGCAGCGACGACGGCGGCGCCTCGTGGCGGCCGATCAACCGCGGCCTGCACTCGCCGTACATCCCCGACCCGGAGGCCGAGATCGGCCACTGCGTGCACCGCATCGCCATGCACCCGGCTCGGCCCGACACGCTGTTCATGCAGAAGCACTGGGACGTGATGCGCAGCGACGACGCCGGCGGCCACTGGCGCGAAGTGAGCGGCAATCTGCCCAGCGATTTCGGCTTTGCCATGGCGGTGCATGCGCACGACCCGGACACGGTGTATGTGGTGCCGATCCTGAGCGACTCCGAGCACTACCCGCCCGAAGGCAAACTGCGCGTGTACCGCAGCAAGGACGGCGGCGGCGCGTGGGAGGCGCTGACCCACGGCCTGCCGCAGGAGCACTGCTACGTCAACATCCTGCGCGGCGCCATGGCGGTCGATCGCCTGCCCGAGTGCGGCGTGTATTTCGGCACCACTGGCGGCCAGGTCTATGTCTCGGCGGATAGCGGCAACCACTGGCAGGCCATCGTGCGCGACCTGCCGCCCGTGCTCTCGATCTCGGTGCAGACCCTGAGGTGA
- a CDS encoding LysR family transcriptional regulator, with product MRDLPPAPMDLNLLPVLDALLSECSVTAAARRLNLSPSAMSRALTRLRTLTGDPLLVRAGRGLVLTPHGERLRAQVPGLARQIEGLLRPAPHTLDLARLDRAFTLRANDGFIDVFGGPLAAALALRAPQARVRFMLKADKEAHHLREGVADLEIGVMGRDAGPEVRVQALFRDRFVGVVRTGHPLLAGPVTPQRYVAFGHVVASRRGRAQGPVDAALASLGLQRNIQVMVPGFLAALGIARDSDLVALVPKSFLRGSTGVGAQAIAGVQTFALPVETPAITISQMWHPSQDADPAHRWLRALTREICHQEPLHD from the coding sequence ATGCGCGACCTGCCGCCCGCCCCGATGGACCTCAACCTGCTCCCCGTGCTCGATGCGCTGCTGAGTGAATGCAGCGTGACGGCGGCCGCGCGGCGGCTAAACCTCAGCCCCTCGGCCATGAGTCGGGCACTCACACGCCTGCGCACGCTCACGGGCGACCCCCTGCTGGTGCGGGCCGGGCGCGGTCTGGTGCTCACACCCCATGGCGAACGGCTGCGCGCCCAGGTACCCGGGCTGGCCCGCCAGATCGAGGGCCTGCTCAGACCCGCGCCGCACACGCTCGATCTGGCTCGACTCGACCGCGCTTTCACGCTGCGCGCCAACGACGGGTTCATCGACGTGTTCGGCGGCCCGCTCGCCGCGGCCCTGGCGCTGCGGGCGCCGCAGGCGCGGGTGCGCTTCATGCTCAAGGCCGACAAGGAGGCGCACCATCTGCGCGAAGGTGTCGCCGATCTGGAGATCGGCGTGATGGGCCGCGACGCCGGGCCCGAGGTGCGGGTCCAGGCGCTCTTTCGCGACCGCTTCGTCGGCGTGGTGCGCACCGGCCATCCGCTGTTGGCGGGTCCGGTCACGCCGCAGCGCTATGTGGCCTTTGGCCATGTCGTAGCCTCGCGGCGCGGACGGGCGCAAGGGCCCGTCGATGCGGCGCTTGCCAGCCTCGGTCTGCAGCGCAACATCCAGGTGATGGTGCCCGGTTTCCTCGCGGCGCTGGGCATCGCGCGCGATTCGGATCTGGTCGCGCTGGTGCCGAAGTCGTTTCTGCGCGGGTCGACGGGGGTTGGCGCCCAGGCCATCGCTGGCGTGCAGACCTTCGCCCTCCCCGTGGAAACCCCGGCCATCACCATCTCGCAGATGTGGCATCCA
- a CDS encoding ATP-binding response regulator → MSDQDKAQLADVGKELGYDDISPSGRVGLLDVAFARINYGFGAMVVVSLPFIAWYIHLGQNPLGLVLWSVWYFIGLLVVRWQYRRYHLERAEGEPEAILRRWSPRIHGMALVYGSSMAVPPLLTAHHATFEFQLLYLVTVAAIVAGNSVHSSPVLSVFRSFFLTGWGGVTLLVPYSFPGYWYYVMPLTLIYIRTMLKHSAISHRFFVQNIVLQEKGARLAENFRRAKEEAEKALYDKNLFLTTASHDLRQPVHAMGFLVESILRSNRDPALDAALADLRESVRSATQMFNALLDLSRIESGRVQIKTEAVDLTEMIANVATIFREEARNRGLVLRVHLPADGAMAVADRTLLRQSLSNLLHNALRYTRQGGILLAVRRRGEGWQCEVWDTGIGIATRDGAEIFSPFFRNEHAWDIDSAGHGLGLAVVARCCAMMGATHGFRSREGKGSCFWLRLDAAKEVGHPALAGPAASTLPQTVPHWSGACLVVDDDPLVRSAWQTMMQTWGLQVACVESGGQAMRLLKSGFKPDVVFCDQRLRSGESGFELLCELLERLPDASGAMISGELDSPELAEAEEQGYLVLRKPVEPTELQAVLGHWLLSQDGSRLCPFPS, encoded by the coding sequence ATGTCTGATCAAGACAAAGCGCAGCTGGCCGACGTTGGCAAGGAACTCGGTTACGACGATATAAGCCCGTCTGGCAGGGTGGGGCTGCTCGACGTGGCTTTCGCCCGGATCAACTACGGCTTCGGGGCGATGGTCGTTGTCAGCCTACCCTTCATAGCCTGGTATATCCATCTCGGCCAGAATCCACTCGGGCTCGTGCTGTGGTCGGTTTGGTATTTCATCGGGCTTCTGGTGGTTCGCTGGCAGTATCGGCGCTACCACCTCGAGCGCGCCGAAGGCGAGCCCGAGGCGATCCTGCGCCGCTGGTCGCCGCGAATTCACGGCATGGCACTGGTTTACGGCAGCAGCATGGCCGTTCCTCCGTTACTGACGGCCCATCACGCCACGTTCGAATTCCAACTGCTCTATCTGGTGACTGTTGCAGCCATCGTCGCTGGCAATTCCGTGCATTCATCGCCGGTGTTATCGGTATTCCGCAGCTTTTTCCTGACGGGTTGGGGCGGCGTGACGCTGCTGGTGCCTTACAGCTTTCCGGGTTACTGGTATTACGTGATGCCGCTGACCCTGATCTATATCCGCACGATGCTCAAGCACTCAGCCATATCGCATCGCTTCTTCGTGCAAAACATCGTGCTGCAGGAAAAAGGCGCGCGACTGGCCGAGAACTTCCGCCGGGCCAAGGAAGAGGCGGAAAAGGCCCTGTACGACAAGAACCTGTTTCTGACCACGGCCAGCCACGACCTGCGCCAGCCGGTGCATGCCATGGGCTTCCTGGTCGAGTCGATTTTGCGAAGCAATCGCGACCCGGCGCTCGACGCCGCCCTAGCCGATCTGCGGGAAAGCGTGCGTTCGGCCACGCAGATGTTCAACGCGCTGCTCGACCTGTCCCGGATCGAGAGCGGCCGGGTTCAAATCAAGACCGAAGCCGTCGATCTGACCGAGATGATCGCCAACGTCGCGACCATCTTCCGCGAGGAGGCGCGCAATCGGGGACTGGTCTTGCGCGTCCATCTACCGGCGGACGGGGCGATGGCCGTCGCCGACAGGACGCTACTGCGCCAGTCGCTGAGCAACCTGCTGCACAACGCCCTGCGCTATACGCGCCAAGGAGGCATTCTGCTGGCCGTTCGCCGACGAGGCGAGGGCTGGCAATGCGAAGTCTGGGACACCGGTATCGGAATCGCAACGCGCGACGGCGCCGAGATCTTTTCGCCGTTTTTCCGCAACGAGCATGCCTGGGATATCGACAGTGCCGGCCACGGACTGGGGCTGGCCGTCGTCGCCCGCTGCTGCGCCATGATGGGTGCGACGCACGGATTCCGCTCCCGCGAGGGCAAGGGTTCGTGCTTCTGGCTTCGTCTCGATGCGGCGAAGGAAGTGGGGCATCCCGCCCTCGCTGGACCGGCCGCCTCGACCTTGCCCCAGACGGTGCCGCATTGGTCGGGTGCTTGCCTCGTGGTCGATGACGACCCGTTGGTACGTAGTGCTTGGCAAACCATGATGCAAACCTGGGGTCTGCAGGTCGCCTGCGTCGAATCGGGTGGACAGGCGATGCGCCTTCTTAAATCCGGCTTCAAACCGGATGTCGTATTCTGCGACCAGCGGCTGCGCTCGGGCGAGAGCGGTTTCGAGCTGTTGTGTGAATTGCTTGAACGCCTGCCCGATGCGAGCGGAGCCATGATCAGCGGCGAACTGGATTCCCCGGAACTGGCGGAGGCTGAAGAGCAAGGCTATCTCGTGCTGCGCAAACCGGTGGAGCCAACGGAACTGCAGGCCGTGCTTGGACACTGGTTATTGTCTCAAGATGGGTCGCGCCTATGCCCTTTTCCTTCCTGA
- a CDS encoding dihydrofolate reductase family protein: protein MSKVFVNIGLSLDGYLAPDGMTMANPGYRNWGVKWGKLMGWLLNQQSFREAHHFGTGGETGAVNDLVRHTSERIGANIMGKRMFDQGEQAWPEEAPFHTPVYVLTNEKREPWVRPGGTTFHFIHDGPEHALALAREAAGGRDVRIAGGADVIQQYLNLGLVDELEIALAPVLFGGGRRLFDHLSEPLPQFRIDRVLDSPGATHLRYVRQ from the coding sequence ATGAGCAAAGTCTTCGTCAATATCGGCCTTAGTCTCGACGGCTATCTGGCCCCCGACGGCATGACCATGGCCAATCCAGGGTACAGAAACTGGGGCGTCAAATGGGGAAAGCTGATGGGCTGGCTGCTGAATCAGCAGTCCTTCCGCGAGGCGCATCATTTCGGCACCGGCGGCGAGACCGGCGCGGTGAACGATCTGGTACGCCACACAAGCGAGCGCATCGGCGCCAACATCATGGGCAAACGCATGTTCGACCAGGGCGAGCAGGCTTGGCCGGAAGAGGCCCCGTTTCACACCCCCGTCTACGTCCTGACCAACGAGAAGCGCGAGCCCTGGGTGCGCCCGGGCGGCACGACCTTCCATTTCATCCATGACGGCCCCGAACACGCCCTGGCCTTGGCGCGGGAGGCCGCGGGAGGCCGCGACGTGCGAATCGCGGGCGGGGCCGATGTGATCCAGCAATACCTGAACCTCGGCCTCGTCGATGAACTGGAGATCGCCCTGGCCCCGGTGTTGTTCGGCGGCGGCAGGCGGCTCTTCGACCATCTGAGCGAGCCCTTGCCGCAGTTCCGCATCGACAGGGTTCTCGATAGCCCCGGCGCAACGCATCTGCGCTACGTTCGCCAATGA
- a CDS encoding MoaD/ThiS family protein translates to MPAIRVQLPHHLYSLARCTRELALDIQGPATLAAVLDAIDAAHPDLVGLIRDRATRQRRPLIRFYACQTDLSNTALDAPLPDEVTRGREPLLVVGAIAGG, encoded by the coding sequence ATGCCCGCGATACGCGTCCAGCTGCCCCACCACCTCTACAGCCTCGCGCGCTGCACGCGAGAACTCGCGCTCGACATTCAGGGGCCCGCCACGCTCGCCGCGGTGCTCGATGCCATCGACGCCGCGCATCCCGACCTCGTCGGCCTCATACGGGACCGCGCCACACGGCAGCGCCGACCGCTGATCCGCTTCTACGCCTGCCAGACCGACCTCTCCAACACCGCGCTGGACGCACCGCTGCCCGACGAAGTCACCCGCGGACGCGAGCCGCTGCTCGTGGTCGGCGCCATTGCGGGCGGCTGA